Within the Phycisphaerae bacterium genome, the region GTCATGTCTGCGAGGCTGCAGTTTGGAGACGCTCGGCGGCTGGGGCATGCCCGTCTGGGGCAGCGGCTCAAGGTCGCGCCCCGACGCTGTTACCGAGTGAGCCTCTGGCTGCAGACAGGCGGATTGGCTCCTACGGAGTCCTTCAACATTCTCATTCGGGGTGCCCGGGGCGGCCAAGTCCGCGTGTTGGCCTACAACCGCTTCAGCGTGAAGGCCACCCAGTCGTGGACGCAGATGGAGACCGTGTTCAACTCGCTGGATTATGAGGAGATCGACGTCTACCTGGGGTTGTTTGGGGTTCGGAGTGGCCGGGCATGGGTGGATGATGTCGAACTGACCGAGGTTGGCCTGGTGAACGTCTTGAGGCGACCCGGCTGCCCGCTGACCGTTCGCAGTTGGGACGGGCGTGCAACATATGTCGAGGGGCAGGATTTCGAGCCGGTCTACGATCCACTGTTGGGCAAGGCGGGTGATCGGGCCGGCATCTTCGACCGCTTCCATCCCGCCCCCGATATCCGGTTCCGCAAGGGAGTGCCCGACGGCACACGCTTACGGGTGGGCTTCTATCACCCGCTCATTATCCATGCGAACCAGATCGACTGCTGCATGAGTGAGCAGAAAGTCTTTGACATTCTGGAGGACACGATCCGAAGGCTGAATCGCCTGCTGGATTCGCCGAAGTACTGGTGGTTGGGCTACGATGAGCTCCGGACAGGCGGAGGCTGCAGGCTGTGCAAGGCCTCTGGCAAGACGCCAGGCCAACTGCTGGCCGAGCATGTGCGGCGGGTGTCGGAGATGGTACGGAAAGAGCGACAAGGAGCAGAGATCGTCGTATGGTACGACATGTTTTACCCGGGATCGAACGCCAAAGACGAATACTACTTGGTGGAAGGGAGCCTAACGGGTAGCTGGGAGGGGCCGGATCCGAGCGTGATGGTCTCGAAGTGGAGCGTGCTTGGTCGTGACGAATGCATGAGGTTCTTTGCGGATAGAGGTCACCGGCAGATCCTCAGTGCCGATTTTGATTCGGTTAAGGATCCGGCCGGCTTCCTGCAGAGCTGGCTGGAGAGCATGGATGCTGTGAGTGGCGTTCAGGGAATCATGTACACGACCTGGACCGGTCGGTATGACTACCTGTCCGCATTTGGCCGGACGCTCAAGTCTCACTCGATACCGGCATCTGCCAGTCGCCCTGTGCCCAACTAGGTGTTATCGGCGGCGGGAGGCCTGCTTCGACAGATGAGTCTGACGCGAAGGACGGCAAAACACGGTGTCCAGATGGTAGGCAGCCGATTGCTCGGAATGGGCATCGGCGTGGTCAGCCTGATCCTGTATACCCGGCTTCTGCGGCCCACCGATGTGGCCTTGATCTCGGTGTATGCGATGCTCTCGTCACTGGTCTACATGGTGAGCAACCTTGGGCTGGGGCTCTACGTCGCCCGCCAGATGCCCCGTCTCGAGGTCAGCGATGCGGCGTCTTCCAGATTACTTGGTCATTCGTACGTCCTTGTAGTGGCGGTTATGTCGCCACTCTGCTGTGCAGCCCTCGTGATCGCAGCAAGACCACTCGCCGCCTTGTTGCTCGCAGAGGCGGGCGCCGAAACGCCCGATCTGGCGGTTCTGCGTCGGCAACTACTGCTCCTTATGCCTGCGATACTAATGGGCAGTTGGACCAACGTGGTTGCCGTCATTATGAGGGGGCGGTCGATGTTTGGCTGGATCAGCTTGCACGGGGTGGTGATGCAAGTACTTCATCCCCTCCTGATCGTGTCCCTGTTCATCTGGCTAGACACGACCGGCCTGTTGCTCGGTTTGGTTTTGGCGAACGTGCTTCCAAACCTGATGGTGAGTTGGCTTGTTCGTGATTATCTCGTCGGTCCTGTGTCGTGGAGACGTCTGGGCTCCTTCCTGCGTGATGCCTGGCCCTATTACGCGGAGGACTATGCCAGCTACTTTTCTCTCTACGCTGATCAATGGATGGTGGGTATTCTCATGAGGCCAGCTGACCTGGCCATCTACTATGTTGCTAAAACTATGTTTGACCGCTTGTTCACCCTGATGGACGCCGTCAACAACGTGGCCCTCGCCAGCATAGCTACTGTCGCATCCCACGGCGCGGAGGTCGTGCGCAGTTCGTTCATCAAAGTCAGACGAGCCTACGCCTATATGTTCTCGCCGCTCAGCGCTATCATGCTGGCCTCTTCCTTTTGGATCGTCGATCTTCTTGTTGGCTCCGAGTATCGTTCAGCGTGGAAGCCCTTCGCAG harbors:
- a CDS encoding lipopolysaccharide biosynthesis protein, whose protein sequence is MSLTRRTAKHGVQMVGSRLLGMGIGVVSLILYTRLLRPTDVALISVYAMLSSLVYMVSNLGLGLYVARQMPRLEVSDAASSRLLGHSYVLVVAVMSPLCCAALVIAARPLAALLLAEAGAETPDLAVLRRQLLLLMPAILMGSWTNVVAVIMRGRSMFGWISLHGVVMQVLHPLLIVSLFIWLDTTGLLLGLVLANVLPNLMVSWLVRDYLVGPVSWRRLGSFLRDAWPYYAEDYASYFSLYADQWMVGILMRPADLAIYYVAKTMFDRLFTLMDAVNNVALASIATVASHGAEVVRSSFIKVRRAYAYMFSPLSAIMLASSFWIVDLLVGSEYRSAWKPFAVLCIAFFLTAIYSPHAIGVMVLASPKKRLIGVIFQSVALIAALLPLGWYFGLVGVAASRIVGRAVAGLYSAAIVRSILQYGWDRTALRALPPATFGLLGWLVLMQVLFYDPLVVPIYLALGFVGYVLSFARRTSPEDLRVLADMLPPSARRLVPFLAKLQVG